A single window of Cottoperca gobio chromosome 9, fCotGob3.1, whole genome shotgun sequence DNA harbors:
- the lztr1 gene encoding leucine-zipper-like transcriptional regulator 1 isoform X3: MSCRSTKVAPSVDFDHSCSDSVEYLTLNFGPFETVHRWRRLPPCDEFVGARRSKHTVVAYRDAIYVFGGDNGKNMLNDLLRFDVKDCSWCRAFTTGTPPAPRYHHSAVVYGSSMFVFGGYTGDIYSNSNLKNKNDLFEYKFATGQWTEWKVEGSLPVARSAHGATVYSDKLWIFAGYDGNARLNDMWTINLQDREHACWEEIDQSGEIPPSCCNFPVAVCRDKMFVFSGQSGAKITNNLFQFEFKGHMWTRIPTEHLLRGSPPPPQRRYGHTMVAFDRHLYVFGGAADNTLPNELHCYDVDSQSWEVIHPSMDSEMPSGRLFHAAAVIQDAMYIFGGTVDNNVRSGEMYRFQFSCYPKCTLHEDYGKLWENRQFCDVEFILGEREERVLGHIAIVTARCQWLRKKILQAWDRQRQKTKQDSSEESDDGAAGGLRDFPAGNRPMQEVYIREAEAQPFEVLMQFLYTDKIQYPRRGHVQDVLLIMDVYKLALSFQLSRLEQLCVQYIEASVDLQNVLSVCENANKLQLDQLKEHCLNFVVKESHFNQVIMTKEFERLSTPLIVEIVRRKQQPPLRLYSDQPVDIGTSLVQDMKAYLEGGGLEFCDIVLLLDGHPRPAHKAILAARSSYFEAMFRSFMPVDGQVNISIGEMVPSKQAFESMLRYIYYGDVNMPPEDSLYLFAAPYYYGFSNNRMQAYCKQNLEMNVTVENVLQILEAADKTQALDMKKHCLHIIVHQFIKVSKLPNLRSLSQLLLLDIIESLATHISDKQCAEMGSDI; the protein is encoded by the exons ATGTCCTGTAGATCAACCAAAGTGGCCCCGAGTGTTGATTTCGACCACAGTTGCTCCGACAGCGTGGAATATTTGACGCTCAATTTTGGCCCATTTGAGACAGTTCATCGCTGGAGAAGACTCCCTCCATGTGATGAGTTTGTTGGTGCAAG GCGCAGTAAACACACTGTTGTGGCATACAGGGATGCCATCTATGTGTTTGGGGGAGACAATGG GAAGAACATGCTGAACGACTTGCTCCGTTTTGATGTGAAGGACTGCTCATGGTGTCG AGCCTTCACCACTGGAACACCACCTGCTCCCAGATATCACCATTCAGCCGTTGTCTATGGCAgcagcatgtttgtttttg GGGGTTACACTGGAGACATCTACTCAAACTCaaacctgaaaaacaaaaatgacctTTTTGAGTACAAGTTTGCAACAGGGCAGTGGACAGAATGGAAAGTGGAGGGGag CTTGCCAGTGGCTCGGTCTGCCCATGGGGCCACGGTCTATAGTGATAAACTGTGGATATTTGCTGGCTATGATGGGAATGCAAG GCTGAATGACATGTGGACCATAAATCTGCAAGATCGAGAACATGCCTGTTGGGAGGAG ATCGATCAGAGTGGTGAGATTCCTCCATCCTGCTGTAACTTCCCTGTAGCTGTGTGCAGGGAcaagatgtttgtgttttctggtCAGAGTGGAGCCAAAATCACAAACAACCTCTTCCAGTTTGAGTTCAAGGGCCACAT GTGGACACGCATCCCGACCGAACACTTGCTGCGGGgctcccctccacctccccagAGACGTTATGGCCACACTATGGTTGCCTTTGACCGTCACCTGTATGTATTTGGAGGTGCGGCTGACAACACTCTACCCAACGAACTGCACTGTTATGATGTGGACTCTCAGAGCTGGGAGGTAATCCATCCCAGCATGGACAGCGAG ATGCCCAGTGGGAGGCTCTtccatgctgctgctgtgattcAAGATGCCATGTACATCTTTGGAGGAACTGTGGACAACAATGTGCGCAGTGGGGAGATGTACAGATTCCAG TTCTCCTGCTACCCAAAGTGTACTCTCCATGAGGACTATGGCAAACTGTGGGAGAATCGTCAGTTCTGTGATGTGGAGTTTATTCTGGGCGAG agagaggagagagtctTGGGGCACATTGCCATAGTGACTGCACGATGTCAGTGGCTGCGGAAGAAGATCCTGCAGGCTTGGGATAGGCAGCGACAG AAGACTAAACAGGACAGCAGTGAGGAAAGTGACGATGGGGCAGCTGGAGGCCTGAGGGATTTCCCAGCAGGCAACAGGCCGATGCAAGAGGTATACATCAGGGAAGCAGAGGCCCAGCCTTTTGAAGTCTTAATGCAGTTCCTCTACACGGACAAGATCCAGTACCCACGCAGAG GTCATGTCCAGGATGTTCTGCTTATTATGGATGTTTACAAACTGGCCCTTAGTTTTCAGCTTTCTCGCCTcgagcagctgtgtgtgcagtacATCGAGGCATCTGTCGACCTGCAGAACGTTCTCAGTGTTTGTGAAAACGCCAACAAGCTGCAACTGGACCAGCTCAAG GAACATTGCCTTAACTTTGTGGTGAAGGAGTCGCACTTCAACCAGGTGATCATGACGAAGGAGTTTGAACGTCTGTCCACCCCACTGATAGTGGAGATTGTGCGACGAAAGCAGCAGCCTCCTCTCAGGTTATACTCGGACCAGCCTGTGGACATCGGGACCTCCCTGGTCCAGGACATGAAGGCTTACCTGGAGGGAGGCGGCCTGGAGTTCTGCGACATTGTCCTGCTGTTAGACGGACACCCACGACCTGCTCATAAAGCCATACTGGCAGCACGATCCAG TTACTTTGAGGCGATGTTCCGCTCCTTCATGCCCGTGGACGGTCAGGTTAATATCTCCATCGGTGAGATGGTTCCGAGTAAGCAGGCCTTCGAGTCCATGCTGCGGTATATCTACTACGGCGACGTCAACATGCCTCCAGAGGATTCCCT CTATCTGTTCGCTGCACCATATTACTACGGGTTTTCAAACAACAGGATGCAGGCTTACTGTAAGCAGAATCTGGAGATGAACGTCACTGTGGAGAATGTCTTGCAG ATTCTGGAGGCAGCTGATAAGACTCAGGCCCTGGACATGAAGAAGCACTGCCTGCACATTATTGTCCACCAGTTCATAAAG GTGTCCAAGCTCCCCAACCTGCGGTCTCTcagccagctgctgctgttggacaTCATTGAGTCTCTAGCTACACACATATCAGACAAACAGTGTGCCGAGATGGGCTCTGACATTTAG
- the gal3st1a gene encoding LOW QUALITY PROTEIN: galactosylceramide sulfotransferase (The sequence of the model RefSeq protein was modified relative to this genomic sequence to represent the inferred CDS: deleted 1 base in 1 codon), translating to MAGKQGRQWRSMCKGLVLGTLLTSCMILLYCLSTPQIHFSLPEVPVPYSCAHRPSQLHSKPTTNSSQQTTGQTCTPKVDIMFMKTHKTASSTFLNILFRFGEKHRLKFAFPNSRNDFFYPSLFQRSQVKDYRPGMCFNIICNHLRFNAPEVAKLLPMDTSYITILRDPAELFESSFHYFGRLVPFTWKIPGDEKLTEFLREPHYYFDPEGFNSFYLKNLLFFDFGQDNTLELHDPRVEEGIRFITDRFQLVMLVEYFEESLILLKDALCWEMDDVLFFKLNARKGSTVSKLTPELRTRALEWNAIDWKLYQQLNQTFWNKVDAYGRRRMAEDVAELRRRNAEMASICIEGGRAVEAGSIHETAMQPWQPIGEKSIMGYNLKKNVDKAHRKLCRKMLMPELQYLTELGVNLWITKLWGHVRDIINW from the exons ATGGCTGGCAAGCAAGGGAGGCAGTGGAGGTCCATGTGCAAAGGCCTGGTGCTGGGTACCCTCCTGACCAGCTGCATGATCCTGCTTTACTGCCTCTCCACTCCGCAGATCCACTTCAGTCTGCCTGA GGTTCCAGTGCCTTACTCCTGTGCCCACCGTCCATCCCAGCTCCACTCCAAACCAACCACCAACAGCTCACAACAAACCACTGGCCAGACCTGCACTCCTAAAGTGGATATCATGTTCATGAAGACCCACAAAACAGCCAGCAGCACCTTCCTCAACATCCTTTTCCGCTTTGGAGAGAAGCACCGGCTCAAATTTGCCTTCCCTAACAGCAGAAATGACTTCTTCTATCCGTCCCTTTTCCAGCGCTCCCAGGTTAAAGACTACAGACCGGGAATGTGCTTCAATATTATATGTAATCACTTGCGCTTCAATGCGCCTGAGGTAGCCAAGTTGCTACCTATGGACACTTCCTACATCACGATTCTGCGAGACCCCGCAGAGCTTTTTGAGTCATCCTTCCACTACTTTGGCCGGCTCGTGCCTTTTACCTGGAAGATACCAGGTGATGAGAAGCTGACTGAGTTTCTGCGTGAGCCCCATTACTACTTTGATCCAGAGGGCTTCAACTCTTTCTACCTCAAGAATCTGCTGTTCTTCGACTTTGGTCAGGACAACACTCTGGAGCTGCATGATCCACGGGTAGAAGAGGGAATCAGATTCATCACTGACCGTTTTCAGCTGGTCATGCTGGTGGAATACTTTGAGGAATCACTCATCCTGCTCAAGGATGCCCTCTGCTGGGAGATGGACGACGTGCTCTTCTTCAAGCTCAATGCCCGCAAGGGATCCACTGTGTCTAAACTCACC CCCGAGCTGAGGACCAGGGCTCTTGAGTGGAACGCTATTGACTGGAAGCTATACCAGCAATTAAACCAGACTTTTTGGAATAAAGTAGATGCATATGGACGTCGACGGATGGCTGAggatgtggcagagctcaggaGAAGGAACGCAGAGATGGCATCCATCTGCATCGAAGGGGGTCGGGCTGTCGAAGCTGGCAGCATCCACGAGACAGCCATGCAGCCCTGGCAGCCCATCGGAGAGAAGTCCATCATGGGCTATAACCTGAAGAAGAATGTGGACAAGGCACATCGGAAGTTGTGCCGAAAGATGTTGATGCCAGAGCTTCAGTACTTAACAGAGCTTGGGGTTAACCTGTGGATCACCAAGCTGTGGGGCCATGTCAGAGATATCATTAACTGGTGA
- the lztr1 gene encoding leucine-zipper-like transcriptional regulator 1 isoform X1: MSCRSTKVAPSVDFDHSCSDSVEYLTLNFGPFETVHRWRRLPPCDEFVGARRSKHTVVAYRDAIYVFGGDNGKNMLNDLLRFDVKDCSWCRAFTTGTPPAPRYHHSAVVYGSSMFVFGGYTGDIYSNSNLKNKNDLFEYKFATGQWTEWKVEGSLPVARSAHGATVYSDKLWIFAGYDGNARLNDMWTINLQDREHACWEEIDQSGEIPPSCCNFPVAVCRDKMFVFSGQSGAKITNNLFQFEFKGHMWTRIPTEHLLRGSPPPPQRRYGHTMVAFDRHLYVFGGAADNTLPNELHCYDVDSQSWEVIHPSMDSELFSATLDVHVNTCVSESLTTHFEAMFSNDLLAHSLSLPPQMPSGRLFHAAAVIQDAMYIFGGTVDNNVRSGEMYRFQFSCYPKCTLHEDYGKLWENRQFCDVEFILGEREERVLGHIAIVTARCQWLRKKILQAWDRQRQKTKQDSSEESDDGAAGGLRDFPAGNRPMQEVYIREAEAQPFEVLMQFLYTDKIQYPRRGHVQDVLLIMDVYKLALSFQLSRLEQLCVQYIEASVDLQNVLSVCENANKLQLDQLKEHCLNFVVKESHFNQVIMTKEFERLSTPLIVEIVRRKQQPPLRLYSDQPVDIGTSLVQDMKAYLEGGGLEFCDIVLLLDGHPRPAHKAILAARSSYFEAMFRSFMPVDGQVNISIGEMVPSKQAFESMLRYIYYGDVNMPPEDSLYLFAAPYYYGFSNNRMQAYCKQNLEMNVTVENVLQILEAADKTQALDMKKHCLHIIVHQFIKVSKLPNLRSLSQLLLLDIIESLATHISDKQCAEMGSDI; this comes from the exons ATGTCCTGTAGATCAACCAAAGTGGCCCCGAGTGTTGATTTCGACCACAGTTGCTCCGACAGCGTGGAATATTTGACGCTCAATTTTGGCCCATTTGAGACAGTTCATCGCTGGAGAAGACTCCCTCCATGTGATGAGTTTGTTGGTGCAAG GCGCAGTAAACACACTGTTGTGGCATACAGGGATGCCATCTATGTGTTTGGGGGAGACAATGG GAAGAACATGCTGAACGACTTGCTCCGTTTTGATGTGAAGGACTGCTCATGGTGTCG AGCCTTCACCACTGGAACACCACCTGCTCCCAGATATCACCATTCAGCCGTTGTCTATGGCAgcagcatgtttgtttttg GGGGTTACACTGGAGACATCTACTCAAACTCaaacctgaaaaacaaaaatgacctTTTTGAGTACAAGTTTGCAACAGGGCAGTGGACAGAATGGAAAGTGGAGGGGag CTTGCCAGTGGCTCGGTCTGCCCATGGGGCCACGGTCTATAGTGATAAACTGTGGATATTTGCTGGCTATGATGGGAATGCAAG GCTGAATGACATGTGGACCATAAATCTGCAAGATCGAGAACATGCCTGTTGGGAGGAG ATCGATCAGAGTGGTGAGATTCCTCCATCCTGCTGTAACTTCCCTGTAGCTGTGTGCAGGGAcaagatgtttgtgttttctggtCAGAGTGGAGCCAAAATCACAAACAACCTCTTCCAGTTTGAGTTCAAGGGCCACAT GTGGACACGCATCCCGACCGAACACTTGCTGCGGGgctcccctccacctccccagAGACGTTATGGCCACACTATGGTTGCCTTTGACCGTCACCTGTATGTATTTGGAGGTGCGGCTGACAACACTCTACCCAACGAACTGCACTGTTATGATGTGGACTCTCAGAGCTGGGAGGTAATCCATCCCAGCATGGACAGCGAG CTCTTTAGTGCCACCCTGgatgtgcatgtaaacacatgtgTAAGTGAATCCTTAACTACACATTTTGAAGCAATGTTTTCGAACGATCTCCTTGCACATTCCCTTTCCCTTCCCCCTCAGATGCCCAGTGGGAGGCTCTtccatgctgctgctgtgattcAAGATGCCATGTACATCTTTGGAGGAACTGTGGACAACAATGTGCGCAGTGGGGAGATGTACAGATTCCAG TTCTCCTGCTACCCAAAGTGTACTCTCCATGAGGACTATGGCAAACTGTGGGAGAATCGTCAGTTCTGTGATGTGGAGTTTATTCTGGGCGAG agagaggagagagtctTGGGGCACATTGCCATAGTGACTGCACGATGTCAGTGGCTGCGGAAGAAGATCCTGCAGGCTTGGGATAGGCAGCGACAG AAGACTAAACAGGACAGCAGTGAGGAAAGTGACGATGGGGCAGCTGGAGGCCTGAGGGATTTCCCAGCAGGCAACAGGCCGATGCAAGAGGTATACATCAGGGAAGCAGAGGCCCAGCCTTTTGAAGTCTTAATGCAGTTCCTCTACACGGACAAGATCCAGTACCCACGCAGAG GTCATGTCCAGGATGTTCTGCTTATTATGGATGTTTACAAACTGGCCCTTAGTTTTCAGCTTTCTCGCCTcgagcagctgtgtgtgcagtacATCGAGGCATCTGTCGACCTGCAGAACGTTCTCAGTGTTTGTGAAAACGCCAACAAGCTGCAACTGGACCAGCTCAAG GAACATTGCCTTAACTTTGTGGTGAAGGAGTCGCACTTCAACCAGGTGATCATGACGAAGGAGTTTGAACGTCTGTCCACCCCACTGATAGTGGAGATTGTGCGACGAAAGCAGCAGCCTCCTCTCAGGTTATACTCGGACCAGCCTGTGGACATCGGGACCTCCCTGGTCCAGGACATGAAGGCTTACCTGGAGGGAGGCGGCCTGGAGTTCTGCGACATTGTCCTGCTGTTAGACGGACACCCACGACCTGCTCATAAAGCCATACTGGCAGCACGATCCAG TTACTTTGAGGCGATGTTCCGCTCCTTCATGCCCGTGGACGGTCAGGTTAATATCTCCATCGGTGAGATGGTTCCGAGTAAGCAGGCCTTCGAGTCCATGCTGCGGTATATCTACTACGGCGACGTCAACATGCCTCCAGAGGATTCCCT CTATCTGTTCGCTGCACCATATTACTACGGGTTTTCAAACAACAGGATGCAGGCTTACTGTAAGCAGAATCTGGAGATGAACGTCACTGTGGAGAATGTCTTGCAG ATTCTGGAGGCAGCTGATAAGACTCAGGCCCTGGACATGAAGAAGCACTGCCTGCACATTATTGTCCACCAGTTCATAAAG GTGTCCAAGCTCCCCAACCTGCGGTCTCTcagccagctgctgctgttggacaTCATTGAGTCTCTAGCTACACACATATCAGACAAACAGTGTGCCGAGATGGGCTCTGACATTTAG
- the lztr1 gene encoding leucine-zipper-like transcriptional regulator 1 isoform X2 translates to MSCRSTKVAPSVDFDHSCSDSVEYLTLNFGPFETVHRWRRLPPCDEFVGARRSKHTVVAYRDAIYVFGGDNGKNMLNDLLRFDVKDCSWCRAFTTGTPPAPRYHHSAVVYGSSMFVFGGYTGDIYSNSNLKNKNDLFEYKFATGQWTEWKVEGSLPVARSAHGATVYSDKLWIFAGYDGNARLNDMWTINLQDREHACWEEIDQSGEIPPSCCNFPVAVCRDKMFVFSGQSGAKITNNLFQFEFKGHMWTRIPTEHLLRGSPPPPQRRYGHTMVAFDRHLYVFGGAADNTLPNELHCYDVDSQSWEVIHPSMDSELFSATLDVHVNTCMPSGRLFHAAAVIQDAMYIFGGTVDNNVRSGEMYRFQFSCYPKCTLHEDYGKLWENRQFCDVEFILGEREERVLGHIAIVTARCQWLRKKILQAWDRQRQKTKQDSSEESDDGAAGGLRDFPAGNRPMQEVYIREAEAQPFEVLMQFLYTDKIQYPRRGHVQDVLLIMDVYKLALSFQLSRLEQLCVQYIEASVDLQNVLSVCENANKLQLDQLKEHCLNFVVKESHFNQVIMTKEFERLSTPLIVEIVRRKQQPPLRLYSDQPVDIGTSLVQDMKAYLEGGGLEFCDIVLLLDGHPRPAHKAILAARSSYFEAMFRSFMPVDGQVNISIGEMVPSKQAFESMLRYIYYGDVNMPPEDSLYLFAAPYYYGFSNNRMQAYCKQNLEMNVTVENVLQILEAADKTQALDMKKHCLHIIVHQFIKVSKLPNLRSLSQLLLLDIIESLATHISDKQCAEMGSDI, encoded by the exons ATGTCCTGTAGATCAACCAAAGTGGCCCCGAGTGTTGATTTCGACCACAGTTGCTCCGACAGCGTGGAATATTTGACGCTCAATTTTGGCCCATTTGAGACAGTTCATCGCTGGAGAAGACTCCCTCCATGTGATGAGTTTGTTGGTGCAAG GCGCAGTAAACACACTGTTGTGGCATACAGGGATGCCATCTATGTGTTTGGGGGAGACAATGG GAAGAACATGCTGAACGACTTGCTCCGTTTTGATGTGAAGGACTGCTCATGGTGTCG AGCCTTCACCACTGGAACACCACCTGCTCCCAGATATCACCATTCAGCCGTTGTCTATGGCAgcagcatgtttgtttttg GGGGTTACACTGGAGACATCTACTCAAACTCaaacctgaaaaacaaaaatgacctTTTTGAGTACAAGTTTGCAACAGGGCAGTGGACAGAATGGAAAGTGGAGGGGag CTTGCCAGTGGCTCGGTCTGCCCATGGGGCCACGGTCTATAGTGATAAACTGTGGATATTTGCTGGCTATGATGGGAATGCAAG GCTGAATGACATGTGGACCATAAATCTGCAAGATCGAGAACATGCCTGTTGGGAGGAG ATCGATCAGAGTGGTGAGATTCCTCCATCCTGCTGTAACTTCCCTGTAGCTGTGTGCAGGGAcaagatgtttgtgttttctggtCAGAGTGGAGCCAAAATCACAAACAACCTCTTCCAGTTTGAGTTCAAGGGCCACAT GTGGACACGCATCCCGACCGAACACTTGCTGCGGGgctcccctccacctccccagAGACGTTATGGCCACACTATGGTTGCCTTTGACCGTCACCTGTATGTATTTGGAGGTGCGGCTGACAACACTCTACCCAACGAACTGCACTGTTATGATGTGGACTCTCAGAGCTGGGAGGTAATCCATCCCAGCATGGACAGCGAG CTCTTTAGTGCCACCCTGgatgtgcatgtaaacacatgt ATGCCCAGTGGGAGGCTCTtccatgctgctgctgtgattcAAGATGCCATGTACATCTTTGGAGGAACTGTGGACAACAATGTGCGCAGTGGGGAGATGTACAGATTCCAG TTCTCCTGCTACCCAAAGTGTACTCTCCATGAGGACTATGGCAAACTGTGGGAGAATCGTCAGTTCTGTGATGTGGAGTTTATTCTGGGCGAG agagaggagagagtctTGGGGCACATTGCCATAGTGACTGCACGATGTCAGTGGCTGCGGAAGAAGATCCTGCAGGCTTGGGATAGGCAGCGACAG AAGACTAAACAGGACAGCAGTGAGGAAAGTGACGATGGGGCAGCTGGAGGCCTGAGGGATTTCCCAGCAGGCAACAGGCCGATGCAAGAGGTATACATCAGGGAAGCAGAGGCCCAGCCTTTTGAAGTCTTAATGCAGTTCCTCTACACGGACAAGATCCAGTACCCACGCAGAG GTCATGTCCAGGATGTTCTGCTTATTATGGATGTTTACAAACTGGCCCTTAGTTTTCAGCTTTCTCGCCTcgagcagctgtgtgtgcagtacATCGAGGCATCTGTCGACCTGCAGAACGTTCTCAGTGTTTGTGAAAACGCCAACAAGCTGCAACTGGACCAGCTCAAG GAACATTGCCTTAACTTTGTGGTGAAGGAGTCGCACTTCAACCAGGTGATCATGACGAAGGAGTTTGAACGTCTGTCCACCCCACTGATAGTGGAGATTGTGCGACGAAAGCAGCAGCCTCCTCTCAGGTTATACTCGGACCAGCCTGTGGACATCGGGACCTCCCTGGTCCAGGACATGAAGGCTTACCTGGAGGGAGGCGGCCTGGAGTTCTGCGACATTGTCCTGCTGTTAGACGGACACCCACGACCTGCTCATAAAGCCATACTGGCAGCACGATCCAG TTACTTTGAGGCGATGTTCCGCTCCTTCATGCCCGTGGACGGTCAGGTTAATATCTCCATCGGTGAGATGGTTCCGAGTAAGCAGGCCTTCGAGTCCATGCTGCGGTATATCTACTACGGCGACGTCAACATGCCTCCAGAGGATTCCCT CTATCTGTTCGCTGCACCATATTACTACGGGTTTTCAAACAACAGGATGCAGGCTTACTGTAAGCAGAATCTGGAGATGAACGTCACTGTGGAGAATGTCTTGCAG ATTCTGGAGGCAGCTGATAAGACTCAGGCCCTGGACATGAAGAAGCACTGCCTGCACATTATTGTCCACCAGTTCATAAAG GTGTCCAAGCTCCCCAACCTGCGGTCTCTcagccagctgctgctgttggacaTCATTGAGTCTCTAGCTACACACATATCAGACAAACAGTGTGCCGAGATGGGCTCTGACATTTAG
- the lztr1 gene encoding leucine-zipper-like transcriptional regulator 1 isoform X4, giving the protein MSLLVQGNMLTDERSKHTVVAYRDAIYVFGGDNGKNMLNDLLRFDVKDCSWCRAFTTGTPPAPRYHHSAVVYGSSMFVFGGYTGDIYSNSNLKNKNDLFEYKFATGQWTEWKVEGSLPVARSAHGATVYSDKLWIFAGYDGNARLNDMWTINLQDREHACWEEIDQSGEIPPSCCNFPVAVCRDKMFVFSGQSGAKITNNLFQFEFKGHMWTRIPTEHLLRGSPPPPQRRYGHTMVAFDRHLYVFGGAADNTLPNELHCYDVDSQSWEVIHPSMDSELFSATLDVHVNTCMPSGRLFHAAAVIQDAMYIFGGTVDNNVRSGEMYRFQFSCYPKCTLHEDYGKLWENRQFCDVEFILGEREERVLGHIAIVTARCQWLRKKILQAWDRQRQKTKQDSSEESDDGAAGGLRDFPAGNRPMQEVYIREAEAQPFEVLMQFLYTDKIQYPRRGHVQDVLLIMDVYKLALSFQLSRLEQLCVQYIEASVDLQNVLSVCENANKLQLDQLKEHCLNFVVKESHFNQVIMTKEFERLSTPLIVEIVRRKQQPPLRLYSDQPVDIGTSLVQDMKAYLEGGGLEFCDIVLLLDGHPRPAHKAILAARSSYFEAMFRSFMPVDGQVNISIGEMVPSKQAFESMLRYIYYGDVNMPPEDSLYLFAAPYYYGFSNNRMQAYCKQNLEMNVTVENVLQILEAADKTQALDMKKHCLHIIVHQFIKVSKLPNLRSLSQLLLLDIIESLATHISDKQCAEMGSDI; this is encoded by the exons ATGAGTTTGTTGGTGCAAGGTAACATGTTGACAGATGA GCGCAGTAAACACACTGTTGTGGCATACAGGGATGCCATCTATGTGTTTGGGGGAGACAATGG GAAGAACATGCTGAACGACTTGCTCCGTTTTGATGTGAAGGACTGCTCATGGTGTCG AGCCTTCACCACTGGAACACCACCTGCTCCCAGATATCACCATTCAGCCGTTGTCTATGGCAgcagcatgtttgtttttg GGGGTTACACTGGAGACATCTACTCAAACTCaaacctgaaaaacaaaaatgacctTTTTGAGTACAAGTTTGCAACAGGGCAGTGGACAGAATGGAAAGTGGAGGGGag CTTGCCAGTGGCTCGGTCTGCCCATGGGGCCACGGTCTATAGTGATAAACTGTGGATATTTGCTGGCTATGATGGGAATGCAAG GCTGAATGACATGTGGACCATAAATCTGCAAGATCGAGAACATGCCTGTTGGGAGGAG ATCGATCAGAGTGGTGAGATTCCTCCATCCTGCTGTAACTTCCCTGTAGCTGTGTGCAGGGAcaagatgtttgtgttttctggtCAGAGTGGAGCCAAAATCACAAACAACCTCTTCCAGTTTGAGTTCAAGGGCCACAT GTGGACACGCATCCCGACCGAACACTTGCTGCGGGgctcccctccacctccccagAGACGTTATGGCCACACTATGGTTGCCTTTGACCGTCACCTGTATGTATTTGGAGGTGCGGCTGACAACACTCTACCCAACGAACTGCACTGTTATGATGTGGACTCTCAGAGCTGGGAGGTAATCCATCCCAGCATGGACAGCGAG CTCTTTAGTGCCACCCTGgatgtgcatgtaaacacatgt ATGCCCAGTGGGAGGCTCTtccatgctgctgctgtgattcAAGATGCCATGTACATCTTTGGAGGAACTGTGGACAACAATGTGCGCAGTGGGGAGATGTACAGATTCCAG TTCTCCTGCTACCCAAAGTGTACTCTCCATGAGGACTATGGCAAACTGTGGGAGAATCGTCAGTTCTGTGATGTGGAGTTTATTCTGGGCGAG agagaggagagagtctTGGGGCACATTGCCATAGTGACTGCACGATGTCAGTGGCTGCGGAAGAAGATCCTGCAGGCTTGGGATAGGCAGCGACAG AAGACTAAACAGGACAGCAGTGAGGAAAGTGACGATGGGGCAGCTGGAGGCCTGAGGGATTTCCCAGCAGGCAACAGGCCGATGCAAGAGGTATACATCAGGGAAGCAGAGGCCCAGCCTTTTGAAGTCTTAATGCAGTTCCTCTACACGGACAAGATCCAGTACCCACGCAGAG GTCATGTCCAGGATGTTCTGCTTATTATGGATGTTTACAAACTGGCCCTTAGTTTTCAGCTTTCTCGCCTcgagcagctgtgtgtgcagtacATCGAGGCATCTGTCGACCTGCAGAACGTTCTCAGTGTTTGTGAAAACGCCAACAAGCTGCAACTGGACCAGCTCAAG GAACATTGCCTTAACTTTGTGGTGAAGGAGTCGCACTTCAACCAGGTGATCATGACGAAGGAGTTTGAACGTCTGTCCACCCCACTGATAGTGGAGATTGTGCGACGAAAGCAGCAGCCTCCTCTCAGGTTATACTCGGACCAGCCTGTGGACATCGGGACCTCCCTGGTCCAGGACATGAAGGCTTACCTGGAGGGAGGCGGCCTGGAGTTCTGCGACATTGTCCTGCTGTTAGACGGACACCCACGACCTGCTCATAAAGCCATACTGGCAGCACGATCCAG TTACTTTGAGGCGATGTTCCGCTCCTTCATGCCCGTGGACGGTCAGGTTAATATCTCCATCGGTGAGATGGTTCCGAGTAAGCAGGCCTTCGAGTCCATGCTGCGGTATATCTACTACGGCGACGTCAACATGCCTCCAGAGGATTCCCT CTATCTGTTCGCTGCACCATATTACTACGGGTTTTCAAACAACAGGATGCAGGCTTACTGTAAGCAGAATCTGGAGATGAACGTCACTGTGGAGAATGTCTTGCAG ATTCTGGAGGCAGCTGATAAGACTCAGGCCCTGGACATGAAGAAGCACTGCCTGCACATTATTGTCCACCAGTTCATAAAG GTGTCCAAGCTCCCCAACCTGCGGTCTCTcagccagctgctgctgttggacaTCATTGAGTCTCTAGCTACACACATATCAGACAAACAGTGTGCCGAGATGGGCTCTGACATTTAG